In Flavobacterium okayamense, a single window of DNA contains:
- the udk gene encoding uridine kinase produces MLIIGIAGGTGSGKTTVVHQIMNELPATEVGIISQDSYYKETHHLSYEERTKINFDHPRAIDFDLLVQHLKELKAGQIIEQPVYSFVTHDRTDDVIVTHPRKVMIVEGILILTNPELREMFDIKIFVHADSDERLIRRLKRDIAERGRDMEEVLNRYQNTLKPMHQQFIEPTKNYADIIIPNDKYNTVAIDVVRAVIKQRIR; encoded by the coding sequence ATGCTAATTATTGGTATTGCAGGAGGAACAGGAAGCGGAAAAACAACTGTAGTTCATCAAATTATGAATGAATTACCAGCTACTGAAGTTGGAATTATTTCTCAAGATTCATATTATAAAGAAACACATCATTTATCATACGAAGAACGTACAAAAATCAACTTTGATCATCCTCGTGCTATCGATTTTGATTTATTAGTACAACATCTAAAAGAATTAAAAGCTGGACAAATTATCGAACAGCCTGTTTATTCTTTTGTAACTCACGACAGAACAGACGACGTAATTGTAACTCATCCTAGAAAAGTTATGATTGTAGAAGGAATTCTAATTCTAACCAATCCTGAGCTTCGTGAAATGTTTGATATTAAAATTTTCGTTCATGCCGATTCTGACGAACGATTAATTCGTCGTTTAAAACGTGATATTGCTGAACGTGGTCGTGACATGGAAGAAGTTTTAAATAGATATCAAAACACTTTAAAACCAATGCATCAGCAATTTATTGAACCTACAAAGAATTACGCAGATATTATCATTCCAAATGATAAATACAACACTGTTGCCATTGATGTAGTTCGTGCAGTAATTAAACAACGAATTCGTTAA